A section of the Pseudomonas sp. FP453 genome encodes:
- a CDS encoding ABC transporter ATP-binding protein has product MMTDTPAHPGLISLQSIGKRYQLAGQHLSILNDVSLAIARGDSCGILGASGSGKSTLLNILGLLDLPNCGQYHFAGHDIFSASPDELAAIRNQQIGFVFQSFNLLPRLSALDNVALPLSYRGISRHESVEQALRMLEQVGLAERAHHRPADLSGGQRQRVAIARALVGTPSVILADEPTGNLDSNTAQDIMDLLLALNRDQHVTLIIVTHDAQIAARLGRQILVRNGTVQEAPRP; this is encoded by the coding sequence ATGATGACAGATACCCCCGCGCACCCAGGCTTGATCTCCCTGCAGAGCATCGGCAAGCGCTATCAGCTAGCCGGGCAACACCTGTCCATTCTCAATGACGTCAGCCTGGCCATCGCCCGTGGCGACAGCTGCGGCATCCTCGGTGCCTCCGGTTCCGGCAAAAGCACCCTGCTCAATATCCTCGGCCTGCTGGACTTGCCCAACTGCGGCCAGTACCACTTTGCCGGGCACGATATCTTCAGCGCCAGCCCCGATGAGCTGGCGGCGATCCGCAACCAGCAGATCGGCTTTGTGTTCCAGAGCTTCAACCTGCTGCCGCGCCTCAGTGCGCTGGACAACGTGGCCCTGCCCCTGAGTTACCGCGGCATCTCGCGCCACGAATCGGTGGAGCAAGCCCTGCGCATGCTCGAACAGGTCGGCCTGGCCGAACGCGCCCACCACCGCCCCGCCGACCTCTCCGGCGGCCAGCGCCAACGCGTCGCCATCGCCCGGGCGCTGGTGGGCACCCCCTCGGTGATCCTGGCCGACGAACCCACCGGCAACCTCGACAGCAATACCGCCCAGGACATCATGGACCTGCTCCTGGCCCTCAACCGCGACCAGCATGTGACCCTGATCATCGTCACCCACGACGCGCAGATCGCCGCGCGCCTGGGCCGCCAGATCCTCGTGCGCAACGGCACGGTGCAAGAGGCCCCGCGCCCATGA
- a CDS encoding ABC transporter permease, producing MSLRVEQSLSQLLHEAFVSLRTLGKRSMLALLGIVIGSSSVVALINIGHNAAVDAALIFKDMGTDTLVAQFPTKPGSSSPMLARLDLDTVRQAVPGIAHIGALSLFSGPVVFHGRTANANLVGSTPGIQDAMRLSLREGRFLSDFDANETFAVIGGQLAQALSTPGDPLKLGERLRINDYLFLIVGILHSQPRALLMPVQGDESLFIPADGMQRIYANPQIGNVVIRAAPDQDMEAMAKGTSAVLQRQLSDHTVDIQVPQQMIDGMTRQSRTFAYLLLALGAISLVGGGVGVMNVMLMNVSERRREIGIRMALGARQRDIRNLFLLEAVTLTAVGAACGAVLGMTAAWLYAWLSGWAFTLAAAALPLGVGSTLLVGLFFGIYPAVSASRLQPVEALRDE from the coding sequence ATGAGCCTGCGGGTCGAGCAGAGCCTGAGCCAATTGCTGCATGAAGCGTTCGTCAGCCTGCGCACCTTGGGCAAGCGCTCGATGCTGGCGCTGCTGGGCATCGTTATCGGCAGCTCCTCGGTGGTGGCGCTGATCAATATCGGCCACAACGCGGCAGTGGACGCGGCCCTGATCTTCAAGGACATGGGCACCGACACCCTGGTCGCGCAGTTCCCCACCAAGCCCGGCAGCAGCAGCCCCATGCTTGCGCGCCTGGACCTCGACACCGTGCGCCAGGCCGTGCCGGGCATCGCCCATATCGGCGCGCTCAGCCTGTTCAGCGGGCCGGTGGTGTTCCATGGCCGCACCGCCAACGCCAACCTGGTCGGCAGCACGCCGGGCATCCAGGACGCCATGCGCCTGAGCCTGCGCGAAGGTCGCTTCCTGTCGGACTTTGACGCCAACGAAACCTTCGCCGTGATCGGCGGCCAGCTCGCCCAGGCCCTGAGCACGCCCGGCGACCCGCTGAAACTAGGCGAGCGGCTGCGCATCAACGACTACCTGTTCCTCATCGTCGGCATCCTGCACAGCCAGCCCCGCGCGCTGCTGATGCCGGTGCAAGGCGATGAATCGTTGTTTATCCCCGCCGACGGCATGCAACGCATCTACGCCAACCCGCAGATCGGCAACGTGGTGATCCGCGCCGCCCCCGACCAGGACATGGAGGCCATGGCCAAAGGCACCAGCGCCGTCCTGCAACGCCAGCTCAGCGACCACACCGTGGACATCCAGGTGCCCCAGCAAATGATCGATGGCATGACCCGGCAAAGCCGCACCTTCGCCTACCTGCTGCTGGCCCTCGGCGCGATCTCCCTGGTGGGCGGCGGCGTCGGCGTGATGAACGTGATGCTGATGAACGTCTCGGAGCGGCGCCGCGAGATCGGCATCCGCATGGCCCTTGGCGCGCGCCAGCGGGATATCCGCAACCTGTTCCTGCTCGAAGCCGTGACCCTCACCGCCGTGGGCGCAGCCTGCGGCGCGGTACTCGGCATGACCGCCGCCTGGCTCTACGCCTGGCTCTCAGGCTGGGCGTTCACCCTCGCCGCTGCCGCCCTGCCCCTCGGGGTCGGCAGCACGCTGCTGGTGGGGCTGTTCTTCGGCATCTACCCGGCGGTCTCGGCGTCCCGGTTGCAGCCGGTGGAGGCCTTGCGCGATGAATAA
- a CDS encoding TolC family protein codes for MNKGLLFLALLSLPCAAADIVINPSAPSSSRSVSLNAQVTSVTLGDAVYLGLRNNPAIRSAYLQRVAQKFDLRVAEDAFNPKLTLNSYYRSTRGSADNARNANLAPATSLLGEYGTRLSMGWTQQLNTADRAGRYRSDGLDLAIIQPLMRGAGWDATTAPLRLSRLSEQANRLNLKATVAQTISQIIATYRELLRAQEQLGIVQDALKRSGTLLEVNKALIAAGRMAEFEIVQTEADIATQQLGVEEAQNQLDSSRLALLRLLALDLSTPIRATEALEAKPMQIDKRQAFNLAQNQQPEYLAALLGSQQADLNLVIAKDSGRWQVDLVAGANQLRDTYNNDNGSGNNRTWDSYAGVQVQIPIGDISTRQAEVRARVNVQDQEIRITDARQELERSVNDVVRDLGTRWRQYEISQRAVELSRRKIDIEREKLSAGRSTNFQVLSFESDLRNAENAQLNALIAYLNAQTQLDLTLGMTLESWEIALNDY; via the coding sequence ATGAATAAAGGCCTGCTGTTCCTGGCGTTGCTGAGCCTGCCGTGCGCAGCCGCTGACATCGTGATCAACCCTTCGGCACCCAGCAGCAGCCGCAGTGTCTCGCTGAACGCCCAGGTCACCAGCGTGACCCTCGGCGACGCGGTGTACCTGGGCCTGCGCAACAACCCGGCGATCCGCAGCGCGTACCTGCAACGGGTGGCGCAGAAGTTCGACCTGCGCGTTGCCGAAGACGCCTTCAACCCCAAGCTCACCCTCAACAGCTACTACCGCAGTACCCGTGGCAGCGCCGACAACGCACGCAACGCCAACCTCGCGCCGGCCACCAGCCTGCTCGGCGAATACGGCACGCGCCTGAGCATGGGCTGGACCCAACAACTGAACACCGCCGACCGTGCCGGCCGCTACCGCAGCGACGGCCTCGACCTGGCGATCATCCAGCCACTGATGCGCGGCGCCGGCTGGGACGCCACCACCGCGCCGCTGCGCCTGTCGCGCCTGTCGGAACAGGCCAACCGCCTCAACCTCAAGGCCACCGTGGCGCAAACCATCAGCCAGATCATCGCCACCTACCGCGAACTACTGCGCGCCCAGGAACAATTGGGCATCGTGCAAGACGCCCTGAAACGCTCCGGCACCTTGCTGGAGGTGAACAAGGCGCTGATCGCCGCCGGGCGCATGGCCGAGTTTGAAATCGTGCAGACCGAAGCCGATATCGCCACCCAACAACTGGGCGTCGAAGAAGCGCAGAACCAGCTCGACAGCAGCCGCCTGGCTCTGCTGCGCCTGCTCGCGCTGGACCTGTCCACGCCGATTCGCGCCACCGAAGCCCTGGAGGCCAAGCCCATGCAGATCGACAAACGCCAAGCCTTCAACCTGGCGCAGAACCAGCAACCGGAATACCTCGCCGCCCTGCTCGGCAGCCAGCAGGCCGACCTCAACCTGGTGATCGCCAAGGACTCCGGGCGCTGGCAAGTGGACCTGGTGGCCGGTGCGAACCAGCTGCGCGACACCTACAACAATGACAACGGCAGCGGCAACAACCGCACCTGGGACAGCTACGCCGGCGTGCAGGTGCAGATCCCCATCGGCGACATCAGCACGCGCCAGGCCGAAGTGCGCGCACGGGTGAACGTGCAGGACCAGGAGATCCGCATCACCGACGCGCGCCAGGAACTGGAACGCAGCGTCAACGACGTGGTGCGCGACCTCGGCACGCGCTGGCGCCAATACGAAATCTCCCAGCGCGCTGTGGAACTGTCGCGGCGCAAGATCGACATCGAACGGGAAAAACTCAGCGCCGGGCGCTCCACCAACTTCCAGGTGCTGAGTTTCGAGAGCGATTTACGCAACGCCGAAAACGCCCAGCTCAACGCGCTGATCGCTTATCTGAACGCCCAGACCCAGCTCGACTTGACCCTGGGCATGACACTGGAAAGTTGGGAAATCGCCCTCAATGACTACTAA
- a CDS encoding efflux RND transporter periplasmic adaptor subunit: MTTNRKRLIGALLILLVAAAGFALRSPAQSPAASEQWLAVQPDALVHQIGLVGKIEPDTTITLTAPFDGNVQANLVEQGQRVEAGQVLLRMDPATLEVQLRDALSAQLKARRTVQEMQDWDNGPAVSRARRSLRTAEMSAGNTQRKLTESENLFQRGIIPRNELDELKQQTQQQQLDLASARGELQQAIDQGKGEYRQIAEMELTNATVKYDALRQLLEGREVKAPFSGIVVPAPGANTPQAGASNAPLQAGSKVSQGQVLFGLANIERLKIVTKVSELDINRLHQGQAVEVLGDGFDGERLNGSVSVVSGLAMTSDSQGSAQFPVTLSIPQLTPQQLQRVRLGMSARLTIVTYNNAQAMVVPAQAISTGEVEYREAMDKPVERVKVTTGQATAQGVEVFGLKPGFVKVGS; this comes from the coding sequence ATGACTACTAATCGCAAACGCCTGATCGGCGCGCTGTTGATCCTGCTGGTGGCCGCCGCCGGGTTCGCCCTGCGCAGCCCGGCCCAAAGCCCCGCCGCCAGCGAACAATGGCTGGCCGTGCAGCCCGACGCGCTGGTGCACCAGATCGGCCTGGTGGGCAAGATCGAGCCCGACACCACGATCACCCTCACCGCACCGTTTGACGGCAATGTGCAGGCCAACCTGGTGGAGCAAGGCCAGCGGGTCGAAGCCGGCCAGGTGTTGCTGCGCATGGACCCGGCCACCCTTGAAGTGCAACTGCGCGACGCCCTGTCCGCCCAGCTCAAGGCGCGGCGCACCGTGCAAGAGATGCAGGACTGGGACAACGGCCCCGCCGTCAGCCGCGCCCGCCGCAGCCTGCGCACCGCCGAGATGAGCGCCGGCAACACCCAGCGCAAACTCACCGAAAGCGAAAACCTGTTCCAGCGCGGCATCATCCCGCGCAACGAACTGGACGAACTCAAGCAGCAAACCCAACAGCAGCAACTGGACCTCGCCTCCGCGCGCGGCGAACTGCAACAGGCCATCGACCAGGGCAAGGGCGAATACCGGCAGATCGCCGAGATGGAACTGACCAACGCCACGGTCAAGTACGACGCCCTGCGCCAACTGCTGGAAGGCCGCGAGGTCAAGGCGCCGTTCTCCGGCATCGTCGTCCCGGCCCCCGGCGCCAACACCCCGCAAGCCGGCGCCAGCAACGCCCCGTTACAGGCGGGCAGCAAGGTCAGCCAGGGCCAGGTGCTGTTTGGCCTGGCCAATATCGAGCGGCTGAAAATCGTCACCAAGGTCTCGGAGCTGGACATCAACCGACTGCATCAGGGCCAGGCGGTGGAAGTGCTGGGGGACGGCTTTGACGGCGAACGGCTCAACGGCTCGGTGAGTGTGGTCAGCGGCCTGGCGATGACCAGCGACAGCCAGGGCAGTGCGCAATTTCCGGTGACGCTGTCGATTCCCCAACTCACGCCGCAACAGTTGCAGCGGGTGCGGCTGGGGATGAGTGCGCGGCTGACCATCGTGACCTACAACAATGCCCAGGCGATGGTGGTGCCGGCGCAAGCGATCAGCACGGGCGAGGTGGAGTATCGCGAGGCGATGGACAAACCGGTGGAGCGGGTCAAGGTCACGACCGGGCAAGCGACAGCGCAAGGCGTCGAAGTGTTTGGCCTCAAACCCGGGTTTGTGAAGGTCGGCAGCTGA
- a CDS encoding FAD/NAD(P)-binding protein — translation MTESIRNADVLIVGGGLSGTMLAVQLLRLPGTRQILVIEPRAELGRGEAYSAVELGHTLNGNAARMSVDPDNADDLTEWLTAYIGAGGWPESREQPVPISELFPPRGIFGLYAQQRLAEAKALSASTVEHVRGEVVDLQVEDDGALLTLADGQQLRGAFAVLATGMFPAARTPQTQSSGLNAAAVDPWDVQAMTQIDPQASVLIIGSGLTMVDAVVSLEQAGHRGPIEIFSRHGLLPHVRRQPPGWVDFLAEDHNVRSPRQLLREVRRQCRIAQAQGIDWQAPLDTVRAHIGRLWSQASEREKRQFVRHVRPWWESHHHRSPPLSAQLVARLHEAGRLRIRAASYKGLEPSAQGVNIRVRYRGEQSITPVSGAALINSSGIEYDWRRVARPLPQQLLKRGLIQPGPLALGIAADASGAVVDAQGRVNQRLFAMGPPLRGLWWESTAVTDVALQAKALAAKLANI, via the coding sequence ATGACTGAATCCATCCGCAACGCTGATGTGCTGATCGTCGGTGGCGGGCTAAGCGGCACGATGCTCGCGGTGCAATTGCTGCGGTTGCCGGGCACGCGGCAGATCCTGGTGATCGAACCACGCGCCGAGCTGGGCCGGGGCGAGGCCTATAGCGCGGTCGAGCTGGGCCACACGTTGAACGGCAACGCCGCACGCATGAGCGTCGACCCGGACAATGCCGACGACCTGACCGAATGGCTCACCGCCTATATCGGCGCCGGGGGCTGGCCGGAGTCTCGCGAGCAACCTGTGCCCATCAGCGAACTGTTCCCGCCCCGCGGGATTTTCGGCCTGTATGCGCAGCAGCGACTGGCCGAGGCCAAGGCGTTGTCGGCGTCTACTGTCGAGCATGTGCGCGGCGAAGTCGTGGATCTGCAAGTGGAGGACGACGGCGCGTTGCTGACCCTCGCGGATGGCCAGCAACTGCGCGGCGCCTTTGCCGTATTGGCCACCGGCATGTTCCCGGCGGCGCGTACACCACAGACGCAATCCAGTGGCTTGAACGCAGCGGCAGTCGACCCCTGGGACGTGCAGGCCATGACGCAGATTGACCCGCAGGCGAGCGTGCTGATCATCGGTTCCGGGCTGACCATGGTCGATGCCGTGGTCTCGCTGGAACAGGCCGGCCATCGAGGGCCTATCGAGATTTTTTCGCGGCATGGCCTGCTGCCCCATGTGCGTCGGCAGCCGCCGGGCTGGGTGGATTTTCTTGCCGAGGATCACAACGTGCGCAGCCCTCGGCAACTGCTGCGCGAAGTGCGTCGCCAATGCCGCATCGCGCAGGCGCAGGGCATTGACTGGCAGGCGCCGCTGGACACCGTGCGCGCGCATATCGGCCGCCTGTGGAGCCAGGCCAGCGAGAGGGAGAAACGTCAGTTTGTGCGCCACGTACGGCCGTGGTGGGAAAGCCATCACCACCGCTCACCGCCGTTGAGCGCGCAGTTGGTGGCGCGGTTGCATGAAGCGGGGCGGTTGCGGATTCGGGCGGCCTCCTACAAAGGCTTGGAACCGTCGGCGCAAGGCGTGAACATTCGTGTGCGATATCGCGGTGAGCAGTCGATCACGCCTGTTTCGGGAGCGGCGCTGATCAACTCCAGCGGCATCGAATACGACTGGCGCCGCGTAGCCCGGCCCTTGCCGCAGCAACTGCTCAAGCGCGGACTGATCCAGCCCGGGCCGCTGGCGCTGGGGATTGCCGCCGATGCCAGTGGGGCGGTGGTGGATGCGCAGGGGCGGGTCAACCAGCGGTTGTTTGCCATGGGCCCGCCGTTGCGGGGGTTGTGGTGGGAGAGCACGGCGGTGACGGACGTGGCACTGCAAGCCAAAGCGCTGGCCGCCAAGTTGGCAAATATCTAA